In the Solibacillus sp. FSL K6-1523 genome, one interval contains:
- a CDS encoding cation-translocating P-type ATPase: protein MVTYHKQTAEEVMKKLNVSNQGLYNYDVLKRQETHGYNQLTEGKKTSTLAVFLGQFKDLLVIILIVAAVISFLLGEVESTVVILVVIILNAILGTVQHVKAEQSLDNLKALTSSVAKVMRNKQIIEIPSKEIVVGDLLYLDAGDYINADGRLLTSYNLHVNESSLTGESLAVAKNIDPIRKDRVTTGDKKNMVFTGGFVTNGRGIVIVTAIGMDTEIGKIANLMDTAKEKKTPLQVSLDQFGEKLALGITLICLGIFLIDLFRGRALGDSFMFAVSLAVAAIPEALSSIVTIVLAFGTQKMAKENAIIRKLYAVESLGSVSVICSDKTGTLTENKMIALQVYVDQKVVPFDQLHTENTMERNLLLKAVLCNDALERDEKEIGDPTEIALVKLGKHYGYDELRIRNRYPRIAEIPFNSDRKLMSTVNHFEQKNILITKGALDVLLNRIVKIDTSNGTIPMTNEQRQKIEAINRGFSMNGLRVLAIAYKEIRGNQIIDEKIEQDLTFVGLIAMMDPPRKETKEAIESCIDAGIKPVMITGDHKLTATAIAKEIGLLNDPSEAIEGHDIEGLTDEQLQEKVENISVYARVTPEQKIRIVKAWQEKGNVVAMTGDGVNDGPALKQANIGVAMGMTGTEVAKDASAMILTDDNFSTIVKAISNGRSLYTNIKNAILFLLSGNAGAIFVVLYATIFGLAVPFAPVHLLFINLLTDSLPAIAIGLEPHNKNAMKDKPRNIHTPLLNKSFTTQVILEGLLIAIATIIAFQVGLATGDTITASTMAFATLCLSRLVHGFNSRSKESIFTIGLFSNLYTWVAFLLGVLSLHVVLFVPALTGVFEVATLNSAQLSLIYFLSVMPFIVNQWYKVLFVRSK, encoded by the coding sequence ATGGTCACATATCATAAACAAACAGCTGAAGAAGTCATGAAGAAATTGAACGTGTCCAATCAAGGTTTGTATAATTATGACGTTCTCAAAAGACAAGAAACACATGGTTATAATCAATTAACCGAGGGAAAAAAGACAAGCACACTGGCCGTTTTTTTAGGACAGTTTAAAGACTTACTCGTCATCATTTTAATCGTTGCTGCTGTCATTTCATTTCTATTAGGCGAAGTCGAAAGTACAGTTGTTATACTTGTCGTGATTATTTTAAATGCCATCTTAGGCACGGTGCAGCATGTGAAGGCCGAGCAGTCTTTGGACAACCTCAAAGCGCTCACCTCCTCCGTTGCCAAAGTCATGCGAAATAAACAAATTATCGAAATTCCATCTAAAGAAATCGTCGTTGGTGATTTGCTTTATTTAGATGCTGGGGATTACATCAATGCTGATGGGCGATTATTAACGAGCTATAATTTGCACGTCAATGAAAGTTCGCTGACAGGTGAATCATTAGCCGTCGCGAAAAATATCGATCCAATTAGGAAAGACCGTGTCACAACTGGGGATAAAAAAAATATGGTGTTCACAGGCGGTTTCGTAACGAATGGGCGCGGTATTGTCATTGTGACAGCGATTGGCATGGATACGGAAATCGGCAAAATCGCCAATTTGATGGATACAGCGAAGGAAAAGAAAACCCCTCTTCAAGTAAGTCTCGATCAGTTTGGAGAAAAATTAGCTTTAGGCATTACGCTCATCTGTTTAGGGATCTTCCTCATTGACCTATTTCGAGGACGCGCATTAGGCGATTCATTTATGTTTGCCGTATCACTTGCTGTGGCAGCTATTCCAGAAGCTTTAAGTTCAATTGTGACGATTGTGTTAGCATTTGGTACGCAAAAGATGGCGAAGGAAAATGCCATTATCCGTAAGCTTTATGCCGTAGAAAGTTTAGGTAGTGTGTCAGTCATTTGTTCCGACAAAACAGGCACACTGACGGAAAATAAAATGATTGCGCTTCAAGTATACGTTGATCAAAAAGTCGTTCCATTTGATCAACTACATACTGAAAATACGATGGAAAGAAACCTACTGTTAAAAGCCGTTTTATGTAATGATGCGTTGGAAAGAGATGAAAAAGAAATTGGCGATCCGACTGAAATTGCCCTTGTGAAATTAGGCAAACACTATGGTTACGATGAATTACGGATCAGAAATCGCTACCCAAGAATCGCCGAAATCCCATTTAATTCGGACCGAAAATTGATGAGTACTGTCAATCATTTTGAACAGAAAAATATCCTCATTACAAAAGGTGCTTTAGATGTTCTACTCAATCGAATCGTGAAAATCGACACGTCAAACGGAACAATTCCAATGACGAATGAACAACGTCAAAAAATTGAAGCAATCAATCGTGGCTTTTCTATGAATGGGCTACGCGTGCTAGCGATTGCTTACAAAGAAATAAGAGGCAATCAAATAATCGATGAAAAAATCGAACAGGATTTAACGTTTGTTGGATTAATAGCGATGATGGACCCGCCGCGAAAAGAAACGAAAGAAGCGATTGAAAGCTGTATCGATGCTGGGATCAAGCCTGTCATGATTACAGGTGACCATAAATTAACCGCAACTGCAATTGCAAAAGAAATCGGGCTATTAAATGACCCTTCAGAAGCGATTGAAGGACATGATATTGAAGGCTTAACCGATGAACAGCTTCAAGAGAAAGTTGAAAATATTTCTGTCTATGCACGCGTCACACCCGAGCAAAAAATCCGTATTGTGAAAGCTTGGCAAGAAAAAGGTAATGTCGTGGCGATGACGGGTGATGGTGTCAATGATGGTCCTGCCTTAAAGCAAGCGAATATCGGGGTGGCCATGGGAATGACAGGTACGGAAGTAGCCAAAGATGCGTCCGCTATGATTTTAACTGATGATAATTTTTCAACGATTGTCAAAGCGATTTCAAACGGTCGAAGTCTTTATACGAATATTAAAAATGCGATTTTATTCTTATTATCTGGGAATGCGGGTGCGATTTTTGTTGTGCTATATGCAACAATTTTTGGTTTAGCTGTGCCCTTTGCTCCGGTTCATTTGCTATTTATTAACCTACTTACGGATAGTTTGCCTGCCATTGCGATCGGTTTAGAGCCACATAATAAAAATGCGATGAAGGACAAGCCGCGAAATATTCACACACCATTATTAAATAAATCATTTACAACACAGGTCATTCTCGAAGGTTTATTAATTGCCATTGCGACAATTATTGCTTTCCAGGTAGGTTTAGCAACGGGTGATACAATAACAGCAAGCACAATGGCCTTTGCAACGCTCTGTTTGTCACGACTTGTCCACGGCTTCAACTCACGGTCGAAAGAATCGATTTTCACAATCGGTCTGTTTTCGAATTTGTATACGTGGGTTGCATTTTTACTCGGTGTTTTAAGTTTACATGTCGTGTTATTTGTACCAGCACTTACAGGTGTATTTGAAGTAGCTACATTAAATTCAGCCCAATTAAGTCTTATTTACTTCTTGTCTGTCATGCCATTTATTGTAAATCAGTGGTATAAGGTGTTGTTTGTTCGGAGTAAATAA
- a CDS encoding FAD-dependent oxidoreductase — translation MKKIVVVGGVAGGASAAARIRRLDEEAQIVMFEKGPHVSFSNCSLPYHLSGIVENSNRLLLMNPQSFESKYNIDAHVNSEVVKINRTEKTVTVKNSDTGETYEESYDQLILSPGASPIVPNLEDVQLPHVFTVRNVVDIERLQQAIVAKDAKNIAVIGGGFIGVEVAENLKLAGRGVSLVEFAPQILTPFDDDMVQILHKEMVDKGVELIVNDGLAKISETAVTLNSGKEVQADIVVLAIGVRPETSLASEAGLEIGETGAIKVNQNYQTNDRSIYAVGDAIEVYHRLLNKPTRLALAGPAQRQARAVADHIYGMPVVNKGVIGSSSIQVFDYNAAATGLTERVAKQAGFNIEAVYVIAPDKVGLMPSSNPLHFKLIFEVPTGRILGAQAIGKGNADKRIDVMATLITMNGTIEDLKELELSYSPMFSTAKDVVNMAALVATNIMHGRFKQVRVSEVRSLVESGAVIVDVREVNEFANGHLKGALNIPLSEFRERMHEIPKDVPVYVHCRSAQRSYNAVMALENSGYENVYNISGSFLGISLYEAYNDQVLNREPIVSTYNFK, via the coding sequence ATGAAAAAAATCGTAGTCGTTGGTGGGGTAGCAGGCGGTGCATCTGCAGCAGCACGTATTCGTCGTTTAGATGAAGAGGCGCAAATTGTGATGTTTGAAAAAGGACCACATGTGTCGTTTTCAAACTGTTCATTGCCTTATCATTTAAGTGGCATTGTCGAAAATAGTAATCGTTTATTATTAATGAATCCACAATCATTTGAATCAAAATATAATATTGACGCGCATGTAAATAGCGAAGTTGTAAAAATCAACCGTACCGAAAAAACAGTAACGGTAAAAAATAGCGATACAGGTGAAACATATGAGGAAAGCTATGACCAATTAATTTTATCACCAGGAGCAAGCCCGATTGTACCGAATTTAGAAGATGTTCAATTGCCGCATGTATTTACGGTGCGTAATGTTGTAGACATTGAGCGTTTACAGCAAGCAATCGTAGCAAAAGATGCGAAAAATATCGCGGTTATTGGTGGCGGATTTATCGGTGTGGAAGTAGCTGAAAACTTGAAGCTTGCTGGTCGTGGCGTATCTCTTGTAGAGTTTGCCCCACAAATTTTAACGCCATTTGATGACGATATGGTGCAAATTTTACACAAAGAAATGGTGGACAAAGGTGTAGAGCTGATTGTTAATGATGGTTTAGCGAAAATTTCGGAAACAGCTGTTACATTAAACTCAGGCAAAGAAGTTCAAGCGGATATCGTCGTATTAGCGATTGGGGTGCGTCCTGAAACGTCACTTGCTTCGGAAGCAGGGCTCGAAATCGGCGAAACAGGTGCCATTAAAGTGAATCAAAATTATCAAACGAATGATCGCTCGATTTACGCAGTAGGGGATGCGATTGAAGTGTATCACCGTCTACTGAATAAGCCGACACGTTTAGCATTAGCAGGACCTGCGCAACGTCAAGCACGTGCTGTAGCCGATCATATTTATGGCATGCCAGTTGTGAATAAGGGAGTAATTGGTTCATCTAGTATCCAAGTATTTGATTATAATGCCGCAGCTACTGGCTTAACAGAGCGTGTAGCAAAGCAAGCAGGATTTAACATAGAGGCGGTGTATGTTATTGCACCGGATAAAGTAGGATTAATGCCTTCGAGTAATCCACTTCATTTTAAATTGATTTTTGAAGTGCCAACAGGTCGCATTTTAGGGGCTCAAGCGATTGGTAAAGGAAATGCTGACAAGCGTATTGACGTGATGGCGACGCTTATTACGATGAATGGTACGATTGAAGATTTAAAAGAGCTTGAACTGTCGTATTCGCCAATGTTTAGTACGGCAAAAGACGTTGTCAATATGGCGGCATTAGTCGCGACGAATATTATGCATGGCCGCTTCAAGCAAGTACGTGTGAGTGAAGTACGTTCATTAGTGGAAAGTGGCGCGGTTATTGTTGACGTGCGTGAAGTGAATGAATTTGCGAACGGTCATTTAAAAGGTGCACTAAATATTCCGTTAAGTGAGTTCCGTGAGCGTATGCACGAAATTCCAAAAGATGTACCCGTATACGTACATTGCCGCTCTGCACAACGCAGTTATAATGCGGTGATGGCGTTAGAAAATAGTGGCTATGAAAATGTGTATAATATTTCAGGTTCATTCCTCGGTATTTCCTTATATGAGGCGTATAATGATCAAGTGCTGAATAGAGAGCCAATTGTTTCAACATATAATTTTAAATAA
- a CDS encoding transcriptional regulator, whose amino-acid sequence MEIINQTNRTMLFEEINPEKMDLITLVGDVKGIDSLSDEKIKEINQYLLVKSFDEFLDKFSPTVYSFYNAANQKVMYTLKKPEGIQEDCISEIAIDQNNDFLNMLFTLIDTKRSQGIANVDFKFENLLDMISPKKVMDDIRQVRKEIHYLYGEYEKLDEGDPKKLDTGDKLNVMFEVASRNYNNVMAMLPLAIEDIKTRLLLGANQQEDESEKLQIGTLTIGETGELKVIEAPQSNSSELMLVEENSNYGLSTVFEEDYESITESPSSYVKDLVVRTFSPLPSVRAEFDIATEVQNYNTYLEFYKDAKDEFVKTVKPLVEKLLGVKMYFDQYATKNRGMQPSLIVTNAKLDMLVKGNNLPRLSTYLNTVNSKNDFTDTVWFGIVPSLELEPSSKLKVSRSRFKGNEKISKQEGNTMESLSLLLDAIKEFKVQVFFNFMAEEETTFNGIATAGIDRLIDKCSVLVRKEYSEFAIPCLPNFTIIPKDKSGVIIDSRMQTTENGARLSKEKEDILKLWIEGVYVGASYVAAGIVSAYQCPEYLRESFRNVNRSYPGVRFDIEAGDNSLRTVTTMAKEISGFTNNIKDAINSRSFGFVFSSENAQLQDKDIRRITVYKARSLAMKDDGFDSIYKTQVSTYIERILRFQSGDFKHDNIVRFFSNNPSSQKSKWLNDKGYANSVIQDGDDIGYIIDEKTSLCQIDLIFNGNVKNLEVMITKGTSAVKA is encoded by the coding sequence ATGGAGATTATTAATCAAACCAACAGAACAATGCTCTTTGAAGAAATTAATCCCGAAAAAATGGACTTAATTACACTTGTTGGGGATGTAAAAGGAATTGACAGTCTGAGTGATGAGAAGATAAAAGAGATTAATCAATATCTTCTTGTAAAAAGTTTTGATGAATTTTTAGACAAGTTCTCGCCAACAGTCTACTCGTTTTATAATGCAGCGAATCAAAAAGTGATGTATACGCTCAAAAAACCTGAAGGAATTCAGGAGGATTGTATTTCAGAAATTGCCATCGATCAAAACAATGACTTTTTAAATATGTTATTCACTTTGATTGATACGAAAAGAAGTCAAGGCATTGCCAATGTAGACTTTAAATTTGAAAATCTGTTAGATATGATTTCACCTAAAAAAGTGATGGACGATATCCGACAAGTGAGAAAAGAAATTCACTACTTGTATGGAGAATATGAAAAGTTAGACGAAGGTGATCCGAAAAAGCTGGATACCGGAGACAAGCTAAATGTAATGTTTGAAGTAGCAAGCAGAAACTATAATAACGTTATGGCGATGCTTCCATTAGCTATTGAAGATATAAAAACGAGGCTTTTACTAGGTGCTAACCAGCAAGAAGATGAATCTGAGAAGTTACAAATAGGGACCCTTACTATTGGTGAAACGGGAGAATTAAAAGTTATTGAAGCTCCCCAAAGTAATAGCTCTGAATTAATGCTAGTTGAAGAGAATAGTAACTATGGTTTAAGCACGGTATTTGAAGAGGACTATGAATCAATTACAGAATCACCATCTTCTTATGTGAAAGATTTAGTTGTAAGAACTTTTTCCCCGCTACCATCAGTGAGAGCTGAATTTGATATTGCTACAGAGGTACAGAATTACAATACATACCTAGAATTCTATAAAGATGCAAAGGATGAATTTGTAAAGACCGTAAAACCTTTAGTTGAAAAGCTATTAGGTGTAAAAATGTATTTCGATCAGTACGCTACTAAAAATAGAGGAATGCAACCCTCTTTAATTGTAACCAATGCGAAATTAGACATGCTAGTAAAAGGGAATAATTTACCAAGATTAAGTACATACCTAAATACTGTAAACTCAAAAAATGATTTTACAGATACAGTATGGTTTGGAATTGTACCATCATTAGAATTAGAGCCTTCTAGTAAGTTAAAAGTTAGTAGATCAAGATTTAAAGGGAATGAAAAAATTTCTAAACAAGAAGGAAATACAATGGAGTCCCTGTCATTGCTTCTTGATGCTATAAAAGAATTTAAAGTGCAAGTATTTTTCAATTTTATGGCTGAGGAAGAAACTACCTTTAACGGCATTGCAACAGCTGGTATTGACCGACTAATTGATAAATGTTCTGTACTTGTTAGGAAGGAATATAGTGAATTTGCGATTCCTTGCCTTCCAAATTTTACGATTATTCCGAAAGATAAGTCGGGTGTCATAATCGATTCGAGAATGCAAACAACCGAAAATGGTGCACGTCTTTCTAAAGAAAAAGAAGATATATTAAAACTTTGGATTGAAGGTGTGTATGTAGGTGCCAGCTATGTAGCTGCAGGAATAGTGTCTGCTTATCAATGTCCAGAATATTTAAGAGAATCATTCCGCAATGTAAATAGAAGCTATCCAGGCGTTCGATTTGATATTGAAGCGGGTGATAATTCACTTAGAACTGTGACAACAATGGCTAAAGAAATATCTGGATTTACTAATAATATTAAGGATGCAATTAATAGCAGAAGTTTTGGGTTTGTTTTCTCATCAGAAAACGCCCAACTGCAAGATAAAGATATTAGGCGTATTACGGTATATAAAGCGAGAAGTTTGGCGATGAAGGATGATGGATTCGATTCGATTTATAAAACGCAAGTAAGTACCTATATCGAAAGAATTTTACGATTCCAATCGGGTGACTTTAAACATGATAATATCGTTCGATTCTTTAGTAATAATCCGAGTAGTCAAAAAAGTAAATGGCTTAATGATAAGGGATATGCGAATTCTGTTATTCAAGATGGAGACGATATCGGCTACATTATTGATGAAAAAACAAGCCTATGCCAAATTGATTTAATTTTCAATGGTAACGTTAAAAATCTTGAAGTCATGATTACAAAAGGGACAAGTGCTGT
- a CDS encoding manganese efflux pump MntP, whose product MHWITIIVIGIAANLDNLGIGLAYGVKQTKIPFLSNVSIAISSMFVTYIAVWIGGTIGAYMSVHIANLLGSLLLCIIGLWTLISQKFGHKEILHNPQLVDLDENNVISLSESILLGFILSINCLAVGIGIGANEISAVWTVLSIGFFSIVTIGLGSHFGALISKTFIGRYSTAISGWLLIIIGIFEVFAR is encoded by the coding sequence ATGCACTGGATAACCATTATTGTAATAGGAATCGCAGCAAATTTAGACAATTTAGGAATTGGTTTAGCTTATGGTGTGAAGCAAACGAAAATTCCATTCTTATCAAACGTCAGCATTGCGATTTCTTCCATGTTCGTCACGTATATTGCGGTATGGATTGGTGGCACGATCGGCGCGTATATGTCCGTACATATTGCCAATCTTTTAGGAAGTTTGTTGCTATGTATTATTGGTTTATGGACATTGATATCTCAAAAATTTGGTCATAAGGAAATTTTGCACAATCCTCAGCTAGTTGACCTGGATGAAAATAATGTCATCTCTTTAAGTGAATCGATTCTTCTCGGATTCATATTATCAATCAACTGCTTAGCGGTGGGCATTGGTATTGGTGCGAATGAAATTTCTGCCGTTTGGACAGTACTTTCAATCGGTTTTTTCTCCATTGTAACGATTGGATTGGGAAGTCATTTTGGGGCACTTATTTCGAAAACATTTATTGGAAGATACTCGACTGCTATTTCAGGGTGGTTGCTCATAATTATCGGTATTTTTGAGGTATTCGCGCGGTAA
- a CDS encoding multidrug ABC transporter ATPase, with product MQNNNRKKNSEATQGNNPAIQAATVEVIAGLFATLAEGLSTVASVLAVQEVQQLAEENEKSSADIQEIQMQLVLLTKEVKKISKALNI from the coding sequence ATGCAAAATAATAACCGGAAGAAAAATAGTGAGGCCACGCAGGGAAATAACCCAGCGATTCAAGCCGCAACGGTCGAAGTGATCGCAGGTTTATTTGCTACGCTAGCGGAAGGCCTCTCTACCGTTGCATCTGTACTCGCCGTACAAGAAGTTCAACAACTCGCCGAGGAAAATGAAAAAAGTAGTGCCGATATACAAGAAATCCAAATGCAGCTTGTATTATTAACAAAAGAAGTGAAAAAAATTTCTAAGGCTTTAAATATTTGA
- a CDS encoding serine/threonine-protein kinase produces MILCKEETKLPINFELKNTYKITGNISTSKVSIVYKAENIHTREKLVIKEFYPSEIVLRDLDNITVVNRLPSTKSKFKELKENFLQEARILQQIVHRNIVKYIDHFEENDSIYIVTEYYEGFSLDTYMKDYKLSERDQLYKSIFLPLIDALNYLHKKGIIHRDIKPSNILVDSKGSLKLLDFGSAILNKSHLKHNIFITPGYSPLEQYSNSSKQGGVTDIYSLAATIYYSLTNVTPIDAPQRLIEDSLKNVKEFNGNVSFVMSTTIKWCLAINSKKRCFSLKFIMLSILLENIITKIKYCFAEDNK; encoded by the coding sequence ATGATTCTTTGTAAGGAAGAGACGAAGTTACCGATAAATTTTGAACTAAAAAATACATATAAAATAACCGGAAATATATCAACTAGTAAGGTATCTATCGTTTATAAGGCGGAAAATATTCACACAAGAGAAAAACTTGTAATAAAGGAATTTTATCCGAGTGAAATAGTTTTACGTGATTTAGATAATATTACAGTTGTTAATCGTTTACCTTCTACAAAAAGTAAGTTTAAGGAACTGAAAGAAAATTTCCTTCAAGAGGCACGTATTCTGCAACAAATAGTTCATAGAAATATAGTGAAATATATTGATCATTTTGAAGAAAATGATTCGATTTATATTGTTACAGAATATTATGAAGGATTTTCATTGGATACATATATGAAGGATTATAAATTGTCTGAAAGGGATCAGTTATATAAGAGTATTTTTCTACCTTTAATTGACGCACTGAACTACTTGCATAAAAAGGGGATCATTCATCGTGATATAAAGCCTAGTAACATATTAGTTGATTCTAAAGGAAGCCTTAAATTACTCGATTTTGGTTCTGCAATACTTAATAAATCTCACTTAAAACATAATATTTTTATTACACCTGGATATTCGCCTCTAGAGCAATACTCTAACTCATCAAAGCAAGGGGGAGTTACCGATATTTATAGTCTTGCTGCAACAATTTACTATTCTCTAACTAATGTTACACCAATCGATGCACCACAAAGATTAATAGAAGATTCACTGAAAAATGTAAAAGAATTTAACGGAAATGTAAGTTTTGTTATGTCTACTACAATCAAATGGTGCCTAGCAATAAATTCAAAAAAAAGGTGCTTTTCACTTAAATTTATAATGTTGTCCATTTTGTTAGAAAATATAATCACTAAAATAAAATATTGTTTTGCAGAGGATAATAAATAG
- a CDS encoding DUF3885 domain-containing protein: MLINDYINENFPNFNLRPPVFYNWDTGIRFELGVGWDRKHHYENSPYVQGVNKRAVTLFEALHLQNEEIFVVVDVHDFGDGKPYEHKKRIMSPYVYEKSILYKLKHAEMPYIFLEDDEDEKYKTHRFSLKCKPSDINYRSLLKAVCNKDLGFQPSTFHRVYFLNIKKKTIFHVYDDRGCDLLATCPEAIRDIYNTYNDWILDYDRDGIDKVFK, translated from the coding sequence ATGCTTATAAATGACTATATTAATGAAAATTTCCCAAACTTTAACCTTAGACCACCCGTGTTTTATAACTGGGATACTGGCATACGTTTCGAATTAGGCGTCGGATGGGATAGAAAACACCATTATGAAAACAGTCCCTATGTACAAGGAGTTAATAAAAGGGCTGTTACATTATTTGAAGCATTACATTTACAAAACGAGGAAATTTTTGTTGTAGTAGATGTGCATGATTTTGGCGATGGAAAACCCTACGAGCACAAAAAGAGGATTATGTCTCCCTATGTTTATGAAAAATCAATCTTATATAAATTGAAACATGCAGAAATGCCTTATATTTTCCTAGAAGATGATGAAGACGAAAAATATAAAACACATCGATTTAGTCTCAAATGTAAACCGTCTGATATTAACTATCGTTCATTGTTAAAGGCAGTATGTAATAAAGATTTAGGATTCCAACCAAGCACTTTTCATAGAGTATACTTTTTAAATATCAAAAAGAAAACCATTTTTCACGTGTACGATGATCGTGGCTGTGATTTGCTTGCTACCTGCCCTGAAGCTATACGGGACATTTATAATACATACAATGATTGGATATTAGATTACGACAGAGATGGAATTGATAAAGTGTTTAAATGA
- a CDS encoding RNA polymerase sigma factor: MEDDNIIKLYLQRSQQAVLETKEKYGAYCRAITRNILSNDLDIEECENDTYLAAWNTIPPQIPRKFSVFLGRIARNIALDKHGYNTAKKRNKEFEVILAELEECIAGNDIVESAFEAGEIANVLNQFLYTLDVQSRNVFIKRYWYSASIGDICEQFHMSNSKVKSMLFRTRKKLKFYLEKEGIHL; this comes from the coding sequence ATGGAAGATGATAACATAATCAAATTATACTTACAGCGGTCGCAGCAAGCTGTTTTGGAAACGAAAGAAAAGTACGGGGCATATTGTCGAGCGATTACAAGGAATATCCTGTCAAATGATTTGGATATTGAAGAATGTGAAAATGATACATATTTAGCTGCATGGAATACGATACCTCCGCAAATTCCGCGGAAATTCTCGGTGTTTTTAGGGAGAATTGCCCGTAATATTGCGCTCGATAAGCACGGTTATAATACTGCGAAAAAGAGGAATAAAGAGTTTGAAGTGATTCTAGCAGAGTTGGAAGAATGTATCGCAGGCAATGATATAGTAGAATCTGCATTCGAAGCAGGTGAAATAGCGAATGTCCTCAATCAATTTTTATACACGCTGGATGTACAATCAAGGAACGTATTTATTAAAAGATACTGGTACTCAGCTTCAATTGGAGATATTTGTGAGCAGTTTCATATGAGTAACAGCAAAGTAAAATCGATGTTATTCAGGACGAGGAAGAAGCTTAAATTTTACTTAGAAAAGGAGGGGATTCATTTATGA
- a CDS encoding redoxin family protein, which translates to MDYLSIGSINVPYSWLAFLVAIFISEWMTKKNKDVQLDAYLFLYIIIWKLSYVIFYFDAFITAPLSILYFDGGMNGHYLAIFVTVLQLIRKRQSLQLDDLWQGFLIFIASYHIIFGLLQQNWLIVILSIIALVVLFKNSRIATFLVSLLIFIQYPLQTVWPAIFIVFLISLVALSRTKQLQQTFAIAVIALLMGMALYSPQQKTGAITTMEAIELTSTVGDSRTLHNPQKQLTIVNFFATWCPPCKAEMPHLQAFQDNLLENVELVGVNLAARDDGVQALQNFLAQYNVTYPILVDDEDRAGKGFGVLTIPTTVLLNAEGKELHRIVGPLSEATLNQLVKRYTQ; encoded by the coding sequence ATGGATTACTTATCAATCGGCTCCATCAATGTACCATATAGTTGGCTTGCATTTTTGGTCGCTATTTTTATTTCAGAATGGATGACGAAAAAGAATAAGGATGTGCAATTGGATGCGTACCTCTTTTTATACATCATCATTTGGAAGTTAAGCTATGTTATTTTTTATTTTGATGCGTTCATCACTGCACCTTTGTCGATCCTTTACTTTGATGGGGGAATGAACGGGCATTATTTAGCTATTTTCGTTACGGTTCTTCAGCTCATTCGAAAACGACAGTCTCTTCAATTAGACGACTTATGGCAAGGGTTTCTCATTTTCATTGCAAGTTACCACATTATTTTTGGTTTGTTGCAGCAAAACTGGCTAATCGTTATTTTGTCTATCATAGCACTTGTTGTCCTATTCAAAAATAGCCGTATTGCCACGTTTCTTGTGAGCTTACTCATATTTATACAGTACCCGCTTCAAACTGTTTGGCCAGCGATATTTATTGTGTTCCTTATCTCACTGGTGGCACTTAGTCGCACGAAGCAATTGCAACAAACTTTCGCGATTGCGGTCATTGCGCTTTTAATGGGGATGGCTTTGTATTCGCCACAGCAAAAAACAGGGGCAATCACTACAATGGAGGCAATCGAGCTAACGTCAACGGTAGGGGACAGTCGAACATTGCACAATCCACAAAAACAATTAACGATTGTCAATTTTTTTGCCACGTGGTGTCCACCGTGTAAGGCAGAAATGCCACATTTACAAGCATTTCAGGACAATCTCCTAGAAAATGTGGAGCTTGTGGGTGTCAATTTAGCAGCGCGCGATGATGGGGTACAAGCGTTACAAAATTTCTTAGCGCAATATAACGTTACGTATCCAATTTTAGTGGATGATGAAGACCGAGCAGGGAAGGGGTTTGGTGTCCTAACGATTCCGACAACGGTTCTTTTAAATGCAGAAGGTAAGGAGCTGCATCGGATTGTCGGACCATTAAGTGAGGCGACATTAAATCAGCTTGTTAAACGCTATACGCAATAA